From the genome of Candidatus Neomarinimicrobiota bacterium:
AGGGAAGGGACTGACCAATGGCGATCATCGCGGCTCGGGGACTCACCAAACACTTCGACGAGCTGGTGGCAGTGAACCAAGTATCCTTCGAGGTGGCGAAGGGGGAAATCTTTGGCTTCCTGGGACCCAACGGCGCGGGAAAATCCACCACCATCAACATGCTGGCGACCCTGCTAACCCCCACCGCAGGGGAGGCGGAGATCAACGGGTATCCCATTCTGACGGCGCGGAATGAAGTGCGCCGGTCCATAGGTCTGGTGTTTCAGGACCCCTCGCTGGATGAGCGCCTGACAGCGGAGGAGAACCTGCGGTTCCATGCCCGGCTTTACCGGGTATCCCCTGCGGATTATCAGCGGCGGGTGCACGAAGTGCTACTACTGGTGGACCTGCTCGAGCGTCGGGACAGCCTGGTGAAGACCTTTTCGGGCGGCATGAAGCGGCGGCTGGAAATCGCCCGAGGGCTGATCCACTACCCGGCGGTACTCTTTCTGGACGAACCAACCCTGGGACTGGATCCCCAGACCCGGGCTCATCTGTGGGACTACATCCTGAAGCTGAAGCATGACAAGGGCATAACCATTTTCATGACCACCCACTATATGCACGAGGCGGAGTTCTGCGATCGGATTGCCATTATCGACCACGGGGAGGTCGTAGCGCTGGACACCCCGGCTGGTTTGAAAAGCATGATGGGCGGGGATATCGTCCGGCTGGTGAGCCGAGAGCGGGACCGGCTGCGGGAAGAGTTGGTTCAGCATTATCAGCGGGATGTAAAGGAATCCAACGGGGCGCTGCAGC
Proteins encoded in this window:
- a CDS encoding ATP-binding cassette domain-containing protein, yielding MAIIAARGLTKHFDELVAVNQVSFEVAKGEIFGFLGPNGAGKSTTINMLATLLTPTAGEAEINGYPILTARNEVRRSIGLVFQDPSLDERLTAEENLRFHARLYRVSPADYQRRVHEVLLLVDLLERRDSLVKTFSGGMKRRLEIARGLIHYPAVLFLDEPTLGLDPQTRAHLWDYILKLKHDKGITIFMTTHYMHEAEFCDRIAIIDHGEVVALDTPAGLKSMMGGDIVRLVSRERDRLREELVQHYQRDVKESNGALQLEVQNGETFLPQLFRDVTAPIDAVELRKPTLEDVFLQLTGRTIREEEASGKDRLRQRMRKRRRT